The window CTTTGGTATCTTCTCCCTGTTATATACCATCAACCTGCTGGCAAATGGCATGATCTTGGGACTCATTTGCCTAGACCCCAGACTGCACTCCCCCATGTACTACTTCCTTTCTCATCTGGCCATTATTGACATATCCATTCCTTCCAGCAATTTACCCAATTTGCTGGAAAACCTAGTGAAACATAAAAAAAACTATCTCCTTTATCTCATGCACTATGCAGATGCTCTTCAATTTGACTTTTAGTTCTATAGAGTGCCTGATTTTGTTGGTGATGTCCTATGACAGGTATGTGGCGATCTGCCATCCCCTTCAGTACACTGTCATCATGAACGGGAGATCATGCGTGGTCCTGGCCATCACTTCCTGGGCATGTGGATTTTCACTGGCCCTAGTACAAGTAATTCTCCTGTTAAGATTACCCTTTTGTGGGCCCCAGGAGGTGAACCACTTCCTCTGTGATATTCGCTCTGTCCTCAAATTAGCCTGCGGTGATACTGGGATCAATGAAATGTTCCTCTTTGCTGATGGTGTGTTTATCTTAGTTGGACCCCTTTCCCTGATGCTGGTTTCCTATGTGAGCATCCTCTGGGCCATCCTGAAGATCCAGTCAAAAGAAGGCCACAAGAAAGCCTTTTCCACCTGCTCCTCCCACCTCTGTGTGGTGGGGTTCTACTTTGGCATCGCCATGATCGTTTACATGGTCCCTGACAATAGTCAATGAGAGGAGCAGCTGAAAATCCTTTTCCTGTTTCACACTCTCTTCAACCCATTGCTGAACCCCCTCGTCTACAGTCTAAGGAATGCTCAAGTGAAGGCTGCCTTCTACAGAGTATTGCAGAAAAAGAGGAGGACAACGTGAAGGAGGGTACAACTTGGTTCAGTGGACTTTTTCCCTTTAAGAGAGAAGATTGCTGGTGCAAAAAACTCAAGAAAATTCCCCAGGAAGATGCATGATTTAATGATGAGCGTTACTCAAGAGTAACATCCGCAAGATGGAAGAAGAGGAATCCCTAAGCCCTCGTTCCTCCATGGAGACAAGAATATAGAGCAAATTTCCTTTGTGAAAACACCAGAAGTCAGATAATAGGTTGCAGCACTCCAGAGAAGCACAAAGCCAAGAAGAGATACAGTAAGTGTTCAGGAAAATTTATGGTATTTTACCCACCATATCTACTTCCCCTCTCTGGCACAGTGTGTCAGGATCAGGAGAAAATCCCCACTCCCAGCACTCAAGGGGGAAAAGAAGAATGGACCATGCATACTACTTTGTAGCTTTTCAGGGAGTGGACTGAGGTTTTGCTAGTTGTCTTGCCTGACTCAGAGCACTGATGGGAATGGCAGTTTGGACTCCTTGTTGGGACTCCTGAGAAACATAGCAAACACTGGAATTTCTTAAAGATATACAGAGATACATTTTGCATTTTCACAATTCTCATAGGTCTGCCCtggtatctcatttttgttttaacaagAAATTCCCTGATGACGTGTGATGTTGAGTTTGTTTGCAGTTGCTTCCTggtcatctgtacatcttctttggtgagctGTCTCTTTacatcttttgcccacttttatgTGATAAGCTTTATGTTTTAGTGCAATTTTAgaatcacagcaaaattgagtggaaggtgCAGAAATACCCCATAAACACCCTGCCTCCACACATGCATaatctcccccattatcaacatccctccTCAGAGTGGCACATTGGTTATCATTCTTAAACCTATATTaacacatcatcatcacccaaagtccatagtgtaCTTAGAATTCACTcatggtgttgtatattctatgtgTTTGCAGAAGTGTGTAATTATTCCATCCACCATTATATTATTATAcacagtattttcactgccctaaaaattcacctcttccttcctccctcattgctaatccctggcaaccactgatctcttAATTGCCTCCGTAGTTATGGCTTTTCAGAATGTCGTATAGTTGGAATTATAAAGTATGTAATTTTTTCATGTTGGCTCCCTTCACTCAGTCATATGCCTTTAAGtttcctctgttctttttttcctttgcttgatAGTTCACTTCTTCTTAGTGCAGAATAtgattccattgtctgaatgcaccacagtttatttatccatttaccaactgacggacatcttgattgcttccaactttaggcaattatgaataaatttgCTTTAAACATCcctgtgcaagtttttgtgtagacataagtgTTCAaatcctttgggtaaatatcaagtaGTGCAATTGGTAGATCgtatagtaagagtatgtttagttttttttaaggaactgtgaAACTGACTCTCATAGTAACTATATCATTTtacatgaatgaaaatgaagtCCCCTCAGCAATATATGAAATTTCTTATTGATTCACATCATAATCAGTGTTTGGTGCTGTCAATGTTCTGGAGTTTAGTCATTCTACTAGGTGTACACTGATAATTCATTGTTGTCTTAgtttatttccctgatgacagggATATGGagtgtcttttcatatgcttatttgcaatctatcttacttgtttattttttatttttttaaaaattatttatttatttatttatttttggctgtgttgggtcttcgtttctgtgtgagggctttctctagttgcggcaagtggaggccactcttcatcgcggtgcgcgggcctctcactatcgcggcctctcttgttgcggagcacaggctccagacgcgcaggctcagtagttgtggctcacgggcctagtcgctccgcggcatgtgggatcttcccagaccagggctcgaacccgtgtcccctgcattggcaggcagattctcaaccactgcgccaccagggaagccctacttgtttatttttaatttcattttatatttgagtatagctgatttacaatgttgcattagtttcaggtgtatagcaaagtgattcagttatacatgttcTTTGAATAGGTGTTAGggttttggcccatttttaaattgagtagtttgttttcttactattgTGTTTTAAGagtcctttgtatatttttgaaatcaAGTCATTTTTTCCTATGCATGCAAAGATTTttctccagtctgtggcttgaattttccaatttttaccagtgtctttcaaagagcagcagtttttaaatttaatgaaatgcAACTtgccaatttcttttttaatgatgaagagtttttgattttcagttcagggttgtcattttgtatttttgGAGGGAGGAAGAGTGGATAGTTGTTCTAAATCTCTTGTGGTTCACCCTGAGGCAAGACTTAACAGTGAATATTGAAAGCAGTAATCATATGAGCAAGGCTTACAAATAACTCTCCTACTCTAAAGCAGTGCAGCTGGGTAGACTGAATGATGCTTTTACATCACTTATTATTAACATACATGAAATTAGTAGTTTTATGTATAAGTGGGAGCAGAGAAAGGGTGAATAAATGGTTAACAAAGGAAATTTCTGAGAGCCTGAATTTGCCTATGTTTATTGCAAAATAAATCCAAGTGAGGAATAATAGATAGGGCAAAATCTCAAGGACCTAGtatgagcaaaaaaataaaaccaaacaaaattaaatattcattgcCAGTAGATGCACTGcaagaaacactaaaaaaaaaattattttttccatctgAAAGAAATGCTCCCTGGTGCTAATGggtataattattttctctgtttattgAGAATATTTTAGCTTTGGTTTTCAGAAGTGTGACTATAATGTTTTAGCCCAAGTGGTGTTTTAGTTCCGCTTATCCTGCCTGTGATTTGCTGAGCTTTCTGTATTCACTGGAACATAAACTTTATCATGCTGGGAAATACTCTGAAATAATTCCCTCAAAATTTACTTTTGtgccattatatatttttaattttaattttttcttccagttttattgagatatcatttacatacagcactgtataagtttaaggtatagagaataatgatttgacatataaaaatgtgaatttttatcacaataagtttagtaaacatccaacatctcatatagatacaaaattaatagaaaaattatttccttGTGATGAGCTCTTAGAATCTTTAATATAGAGTATACAACAGTGTtagttatatttatcatgttgtacatcacatccctagtacttcTTTATCTTATAACCTGAAGTTTGTAACTTTTGAttgccttcatccagttcccccggttccccccaccccccgagatCTGATAACCATAaacctgatctctttttctgagtgtgatgtttgtttttgaagtataaatgacccatgacactatgttagttcctgctaCATGACATagtgattttatatttctatacatcTCCAAATGATCACCAGGATAAGTCTGGTGAAAATTTATCACTGTAAAAAGATATTATATAGGTACTAACTATCTTCCCCACACTGTGCATTTCATACTCTGACTCATTTGTTTTGCATCTGGAAGTTTGTACGTCTTAATTTCCTTCACCTATttatttcctcctccctcccatttccccatctggcaaccacctgttgttctctgtgtctatatctctgtttctgttttgttatgtttgttcatttgttttacttttagattctacatacaagtgataacatacaatatttgtctttctctgtctgacttatttcacttaacataatacctgtaggtccatccatgatgctgcaaatggcaagatttcattcttttttatggatgagtaatattccatcatgtatatatactacatcctctttatccattaatctctTGATGGGAACTAGGGTTGCTGtgatatcttggctattataaataatgcttcaatgaacataggggtacatatatcttttctaattagtgtctttgttttctttggataaatacccaggagtggaattgctggattatctggtagttctattttcagatttttgaGAAGTCTCCCcattgtttttcatagtggctgcatctatttacatttccaccacaGTGAAcacgggttcccttttctccacatcctcatcaacacttgttatttcttgtctttttgataatagtcacggtaacaggtatgagatgatatctcattgtggttttgatttgcatttccccaataattagtgatgtcaagcCCTTTTTCAGGTGCCTATTAAccacctgtatgtcttcgttGTTAAAACGTCTATTGaagtcttctccccatttttgattggggttgtttgttttatttctattgagttgtatgagctgtttatatattttggatattaatcctttattggtcatatcatttacaaacattttcttccattccatagtttttctttttctttggtccatggtttccttttctgtgcaaaagcttttaagtttaataggTCCTGTTTTATTTCCTTGGTATTAGGGGACAGATCTTAAcatattggtatgatttatgtcaaagtgtattctgcccatgttctcttctaggagttatgtGTTTTTAGGTctcatatttaattatttaagacattttgaatttatttttttacatgatATGAGAGAGTAGTCAGGTTTGATgcctttgcatgtagctgtccagttttcccaacaccatttattgaggaggctgtcttttccccgttGTATTTTCCTGTCTCCttgtcatagatttttttttttataaatcaaaatcacttaataaaaagttttttttaacatcttaactgtagtataattgctttacaatggtgtgttagtttctgttttataacaaagtgaatcagttatacatatacatatatctccatatctcttccctcttgcatctcactccctcccaccctccctatcccacccctctaggtggtcacaaagcaccgagctgatctccctgtgctatgcggctgcttcccactagcttggtagtgtatatatgcccatgccactctctcactttgccccagcttaccctcccccctccccatatcctcaagtccattctctagtaggtctgcatctttattcccgtcttgcccctaggttcttcatgatcatttttttttcttagataccatatatatgtgttagcatatggtatttgtttttctctttctgacttacttcactctgtatgacagattctagatccatccacctcactacagataactcaattttgtttctctttatgactgagtaatattgcattgtatatatgtgccacatcttctttatcccttcatctgttgatggacacttaggttgcttccatgtcctggctattgtaaatagagctgcaatgaacattgtggtacatgactctttttgaattatggttttctcagggtatatgcccagtaggggaattgctgggtcgtatgatagttttatttttagttttttaaggaacctccatactgttctccatagtggctgtatcaatttacattcccaccaacagtgcaagagggttcccttttctccacaccctctccagcatttatcgtttgtagattttttgatgatggccattctgaccagtgtgagctgatatctcattgtagttttgatttgcatttctctaatgattaatgatgttgagcattctttcatgtgtctgtaggccatctgtatatcttctttggagaaatgtctgtttaggtcttctgtccatttttggattgggttgtttgtttttttgatattgagctgcatgagctgcttgtaaatcttggagattaatcctttgtcagttgcttcatttgcaaatattttctcccattctgaggattgtcttttcatcttgtttatggtttcctttgctgtgcaaaagcttttaagtttcattaggtcccattttctttttttaatttttatttccatttctctaggagctgggtcaaaaaggatcttgctgtgatttatgtcatggagtgttctgcctatgttttcctctaagagtttgatggtgtctggccttacatttaggtctttaatccattttgagtttatttttgtatacagagttagggagtgttctaatttcattcttttacatgtagctgtccagttttcccagcaccacttattgaagaggctgtcttttctccactatatattcttgcatcctttatcaaagataaggtgaccaaatgtgcatgggttcatctctgggctttctatcctgttccattgatctatatttctgtttttgtgccagtaccatactgtcttgattactgtagctttgtagtatagtctgaagtcagggagcctgattcctccagctccgtttttctttctcaagcttgctttggctcttcagggtctgttttgtttccatacaaattaggagtttttttggttctagttctgtgaaaaatgccagtggtagtttgatagggattgcattgaatctgtagattgctttgggtagtagagtcattttcacaatgttgattcttccaatccaagaacatggtatatctctccatctatttgtatcatctttaatttctttcatcagtgtcttataattttctgcatacaggtctttcatctccttaggtaggtttattcctagatattttattctttttgttgcagtggtaaacgggagtgttttcttaattttaccttcagatttttcatcattagtgtataggaatgcaagagatttctgtgcattaattttgtatcctgctactttaccaaattcattgattagctctagtagttttctggtagcatctttaggattctctatgtatagtatcatgtcatctgcaaacagtgacagctttacttcttcttttccgatttggattccttttatttctttttcttctctgattgctgtggctaaaacttccaaaactatgttgaataatagtggtgagagtgggcaaccttgtcttgttcctgatttactggaaatggtttcagtttttcaccattgagaacgatgttggctgtgggtttgtcatatatggcctttattatgttgaggtaagttccctctatgcctactttttgcagggtttttatcataaatgggtgttgaattttgtcaaaagctttttctgcatctattgagatgatcatctggtttttctccttcaatttgttaatatggtgtatcacgttgattgatttgcgtatattgaagaatccttgcattcctgggataaaccccacttgatcacagtgtatgatccttttaatgtgctgctggattctgtttgccagtgttttgttgaggatttttgcatctatgttcatcagtgatattggcttgtagttttctttctttgtgacatctttgtctggttttgatatcagggtgatggtggcctcgtagaatgaatttgggagtgttcctccctctgctatattttggaagagtttgagaagaataggtgttagctcttctcttaatgtttgatagaattcgcctgtgaagccatctggtcctgggcttccttgtcatagattaatggCCCATATaactgtgggtttatttttgggctctctgttcttttccattgatctatatgtctcctTTTGTGCCACTACTATGCTGCTTTGATTATTGTAGAttggtagtatagtttgaagtcagggagtgtgaaacctccagctttattcttctttcctaAGATCGTTTTAGttattcgtggtcttttgtgtttccatatgaattttaggattattttttgctagttttatgaaaaatttcattggtattttgatagggatagcaGTGAAATTGTAGACTGTCCTAAatagtatgggcattttaacaatataagtTCTTCAAATCCATGAACGTGGTGTATCCTTCCACCTGCTTGTGTCTTTAATGtctgtcatcagtgtcttacattttttcaagtctttatatggtcctctttgggttgatcctgtttggaaCTCTCCCTGCTTGCTGGACCTGTATGTCTCTTTCCATTCCCAGgttcaggaagttttcagctattatgtcttcaaatatgttctctgcgcCTTTCtcccttctgcttctgggactcctataatgcaaatgttagtacacttgatgttgtcccagagggctCTTAAATTGtcgccattttttttctttttctgttcaggTTCAGTAATTTCCACTAATCTGTCTTCCAGCTTTGTGATCTGTTTCTCTGTGTCATCTgatctactattgattccttctagtgtattttatatttcagtaATTGTTTGTTCATCTCTTTGGTTTTTCTTATATATGTTCTTAAACTCTTTGCTAAGAACTTTTAACTcctcactctgttcatccagtCTTTTCCCAAGCTCTTTGAACATGT is drawn from Eschrichtius robustus isolate mEscRob2 chromosome 8, mEscRob2.pri, whole genome shotgun sequence and contains these coding sequences:
- the LOC137768606 gene encoding LOW QUALITY PROTEIN: olfactory receptor 2A2-like (The sequence of the model RefSeq protein was modified relative to this genomic sequence to represent the inferred CDS: deleted 1 base in 1 codon; substituted 1 base at 1 genomic stop codon) yields the protein MEGNQSWVTEFILVGFPLSEEMEFLLFGIFSLLYTINLLANGMILGLICLDPRLHSPMYYFLSHLAIIDISIPSSNLPNLLENLVKHKKTISFISCTMQMLFNLTFSSIECLILLVMSYDRYVAICHPLQYTVIMNGRSCVVLAITSWACGFSLALVQVILLLRLPFCGPQEVNHFLCDIRSVLKLACGDTGINEMFLFADGVFILVGPLSLMLVSYVSILWAILKIQSKEGHKKAFSTCSSHLCVVGFYFGIAMIVYMVPDNSQXEEQLKILFLFHTLFNPLLNPLVYSLRNAQVKAAFYRVLQKKRRTT